A region of the Candidatus Dadabacteria bacterium genome:
CACATAAAACTGCCTTCAATCTTCCAAATCCACTTCAAAGAGTGAAAAAGCCGTGAGTTTACTCTTAACTCCGTTGACAATATAGGAGGCGGAAATTATATTTCAAAAATATATGACACAGCCAATCTCTCCAAGAAATGAGGCTTTTCTGGGTTTTGTAGTGGACCACTTTATTGAGACAGGGAGTCCTATAGGTTCTTCGACTCTCATATCGAAATATAATATAAAATGGTCCCCGGCCACCGTTCGCCAAGAGCTTAATTCGCTCATGGAAGCGGGTTTTCTCGCCCAAAGTCATGTTTCTTCCGGCAGATTTCCCACGGAGAAAGGAATAAATTATTACGTAGAGAACATTCTCAACGTGGAGAACTCACAGGATTTCGGTCTGCAGTTCCTTGAGAATAAATATGAAGGGATTGACGGCACTCTTGATCACGTGATAAGTGCTGCAAGTTCGATACTTTCCGACTTTACTAAGCTTGCGGGTCTTGCGATGCTTCCCCAGAGGAACACTCTCAGAGTTAAATCCACGAAGCTTATTAAGATGGGAGAGAGGGAATGCCTTATCTTTCTGGTATTTGAAGGCGGGCTTACGGAAAAAACCTACATCAGGCTTGCCAAGCCCATTAAGGATTCCCAGGTCGAGAGGATAGGGGGTTACCTCAATCGCCTCATTCTGGGCCTGACG
Encoded here:
- the hrcA gene encoding heat-inducible transcriptional repressor HrcA, producing MTQPISPRNEAFLGFVVDHFIETGSPIGSSTLISKYNIKWSPATVRQELNSLMEAGFLAQSHVSSGRFPTEKGINYYVENILNVENSQDFGLQFLENKYEGIDGTLDHVISAASSILSDFTKLAGLAMLPQRNTLRVKSTKLIKMGERECLIFLVFEGGLTEKTYIRLAKPIKDSQVERIGGYLNRLILGLTIEQVRKVVLEKIKRTTTEYNEILEKVLRISSELFEKERKAGIFIEGKVSVIESLNFGDSSLYRTIIEILEDQELLSNFLKSVIKDGHSKVFIGSEKGMPRGFSLVAAPYYKGNSYGSLGVFGPTRMNYSKIIPLVNYTAKMVTKRVNGEITE